From one Rhodothermales bacterium genomic stretch:
- a CDS encoding glucose-1-phosphate adenylyltransferase has product MNNVLAVVLGGGAGKRLFPLTATHAKPAISLLGKYRLVDIPITNCLRSGIERIFVLTQFNSASLHRHLSETYRFDAYDDRFVSILAAEQTPHSSDWFRGTADAVRQVLHHLDHHAGDYVLVLSGDQIYDMDYETLYRHHVERDADITVATTPVTAEDATSFGIMQISGDDTITVFREKPAPAQLAGLRSPVTAAMEQAGRHYLASTGIYLFKKDVLRKLLLEDRSRHDFGKDIIPSALDLWKVVSYPFDGYWSDVGSIRSYHAANIAMTQPKPSFDFHASCLHMRTRAEALPPAKIIGSLIHDAIICEGSNVTNARIYHSVLGIRSIVGERSTLKNTVMMGADYYEAGPSGGVRNVSAPDHPGVGEACFIENAVIDMNARIGNGSVLANQENVQEGEGAFYYIRDGIIVIPRNAVVPEGTLIGVTNVPIHVNRLPAEYLKPAVSVGMAAAL; this is encoded by the coding sequence ATGAACAACGTACTCGCAGTCGTGCTCGGAGGCGGGGCCGGAAAACGGCTTTTCCCGTTGACGGCAACCCACGCGAAGCCCGCCATATCGCTCCTCGGCAAATACCGGCTGGTGGACATCCCCATCACGAACTGCCTGCGCTCGGGCATAGAGCGCATCTTCGTCCTGACGCAATTCAACTCGGCGAGCCTGCATCGGCATCTTTCAGAAACGTATCGTTTCGATGCCTACGACGATCGCTTCGTCTCGATTCTGGCCGCCGAACAGACGCCGCACTCGTCCGACTGGTTCAGGGGCACGGCCGACGCCGTCCGCCAGGTCCTGCACCATCTCGATCATCACGCCGGCGACTACGTGCTGGTCCTGTCGGGCGATCAGATCTACGACATGGACTACGAGACGCTCTATCGGCATCACGTGGAGCGGGACGCCGACATCACCGTGGCGACCACGCCGGTGACGGCCGAGGACGCGACGTCCTTCGGCATCATGCAGATCTCCGGCGACGACACGATCACCGTATTTCGCGAGAAGCCGGCGCCGGCGCAACTTGCGGGGCTGCGGAGTCCGGTGACGGCGGCGATGGAGCAGGCGGGCCGGCACTACCTGGCGTCGACGGGCATCTACCTGTTCAAGAAGGATGTCCTGCGCAAACTCCTGCTCGAGGACCGGTCGCGTCACGATTTCGGGAAGGACATCATCCCGTCGGCGCTCGACCTGTGGAAGGTGGTGAGCTACCCGTTCGACGGGTACTGGAGCGACGTGGGGAGCATTCGCTCCTACCACGCGGCCAACATCGCGATGACGCAGCCAAAGCCGTCCTTCGATTTCCACGCCTCGTGCCTGCACATGCGGACGCGCGCGGAGGCGTTGCCGCCGGCGAAGATCATCGGGTCGCTCATCCACGACGCGATCATCTGTGAAGGGTCGAACGTGACGAACGCGCGGATCTACCACAGCGTCCTCGGGATTCGCTCGATCGTCGGCGAACGCAGCACGCTGAAAAATACCGTCATGATGGGCGCCGACTACTACGAAGCCGGGCCTTCGGGCGGCGTGCGCAACGTGAGTGCGCCGGATCATCCCGGCGTGGGCGAGGCCTGCTTCATCGAAAACGCGGTGATCGACATGAACGCGCGGATCGGGAACGGCAGCGTGCTGGCCAACCAGGAAAACGTCCAGGAAGGCGAGGGGGCGTTCTACTACATCCGCGACGGGATCATCGTGATCCCCCGCAACGCGGTCGTGCCCGAGGGCACCCTGATCGGCGTGACCAATGTGCCCATCCACGTCAACCGGCTGCCGGCCGAATACCTCAAGCCGGCGGTGTCGGTGGGGATGGCGGCTGCGCTGTGA